The Mauremys reevesii isolate NIE-2019 linkage group 1, ASM1616193v1, whole genome shotgun sequence genome has a segment encoding these proteins:
- the RASL11A gene encoding ras-like protein family member 11A: protein MRLPTMSANFLLAPILECPSDFFQSRDIKLAVLGAGSVGKSAMIVRFLTKRFIGDYEPNTGNLYSRLIHVEGDQVSIQIQDTPGCIQVQEGFVQMLDSLSRCMKWAEGFLLVYSITDYSSYQSIRPLYQHIRKVHPDSKIPILIVGNKGDLLHARQVQTNEGIQLANELGTVFLEISTSENYHGVCEVFQYLCKEVSKLHHSSCGDKRRSSIIPRPKSPNMQDLKRRFKQALSSKVK, encoded by the exons ATGCGCCTGCCGACCATGTCCGCTAACTTCCTGCTCGCGCCCATCCTGGAGTGCCCCTCGGACTTCTTCCAGAGCCGGGACATCAAGCTGGCGGTGCTGGGGGCCGGCAGCGTGGGCAAAAGCG CTATGATTGTTCGATTCCTAACAAAGAGGTTTATTGGAGACTATGAACCCAATACag GAAACTTGTATTCAAGACTTATTCATGTAGAGGGAGACCAAGTTTCCATACAGATCCAAGATACACCAGGATGTATTCAG GTGCAAGAAGGCTTTGTACAGATGTTGGACTCTCTTTCCAGGTGTATGAAGTGGGCAGAGGGCTTTCTCTTGGTCTATTCTATCACAGACTACAGTAGCTATCAGTCTATTCGTCCTCTCTATCAGCACATACGCAAAGTCCATCCAGACTCTAAAATACCCATCCTTATTGTGGGAAACAAAGGGGATCTCCTCCATGCGAGGCAAGTACAGACCAATGAGGGGATACAACTGGCTAATGAACTGGGCACTGTGTTTTTAGAAATCTCCACTAGTGAAAACTACCATGGGGTGTGTGAAGTTTTTCAGTATCTTTGCAAGGAGGTTAGCAAACTACACCACAGCAGCTGTGGAGACAAAAGGAGATCATCCATCATCCCTCGACCCAAGTCTCCCAACATGCAAGATCTAAAGAGACGTTTCAAACAGGCATTATCTTCCAAAGTCAAATAA